The Herbiconiux sp. SALV-R1 nucleotide sequence CCTGCAGGATGCCGTCTTCGACGTACTGGGCGCCGTCGCACGAGCCGTCGATCGAGACCGTGATGAGGCCCTCGGTCTTGCCGGCCGCTTCGAGCGCCTGGTAGCCACCGTAGGAGGCCGGCTCGTTGATGCCGTAGATGACATTGATGTCGGGGTTCTTGCTGAGCAGGGTCTCCGCTGCGGTGCGGCCGCCCTCCTCGGTGCCCTGGGTGGCGAGGTTGCCCACGATCGTGTAGCTGCCGCCCTTGCCGCCGGTGTAGCTGCCGGTGGGGGCTTCGTCGCCGTTCACCGTCGGGTCGGCGACGTCGATGCCCATGCCGTCGAGGAAGCCCTGGTCGCGGTCGTAGTCGACGGTGAGCACCTTGTCGTCGAACAGGTCGAGCAGCGCGATGACGGCGTCGCCGCCGTCGAGCTTCTCGGCCGTCCACTGGCCCACCAGCTGACCGGCGAGGTAGTTGTCGGTGGCGAAGGTGATGTCGACCGAATCGGCGGGGTCGGGAACCGTGTCGAGGGCGATGACGTAGAGCCCGGCGTCACGCGCCTTCTGGATGGCGTCGAAGACGCTGGGGCCGTTGGGGGTGATGAGGATGCCCTGGTCGCCTCGCGAGATGGCGTTCTCGATGGCCTGGATCTGGGTGTCTTCGTCGCCGTCGACCTTGCCGGCGGCGACCGTGAGGTTCACGCCCAGCTCGTCGGCCGCCGCCTCGGCGCCGTCGGCCATCTCCTGGAAGAACGAGGTGCCCTG carries:
- a CDS encoding substrate-binding domain-containing protein, producing MIIKTPFRRATSLRLATAATAGLALFALAGCSSGSANTGSTAAADGDDVAVTLIIKTQGTSFFQEMADGAEAAADELGVNLTVAAGKVDGDEDTQIQAIENAISRGDQGILITPNGPSVFDAIQKARDAGLYVIALDTVPDPADSVDITFATDNYLAGQLVGQWTAEKLDGGDAVIALLDLFDDKVLTVDYDRDQGFLDGMGIDVADPTVNGDEAPTGSYTGGKGGSYTIVGNLATQGTEEGGRTAAETLLSKNPDINVIYGINEPASYGGYQALEAAGKTEGLITVSIDGSCDGAQYVEDGILQATAQQYPLKMAELGVQAIYDLVTTGTAPQPEDGEDFFNTGVQLITNDPMPGVPSIDVTEGLEVCF